One segment of Ziziphus jujuba cultivar Dongzao chromosome 12, ASM3175591v1 DNA contains the following:
- the LOC132799132 gene encoding non-functional NADPH-dependent codeinone reductase 2-like: MAIIIPECPLDSKAEKTIPLLGFGTAEYPFGTSSESMKEIILHAIKLGYRHFDSAALYQSELPLGDAIEDALKLGMVQSRNELFITSKLWCSDAHHDYVLPALQKTLKNLKLEYLDLYLVHWPVSVKPGEYELPVKKKDLVPIDINSVWEAMEECQRLGLVKSIGVSNFSIKKLEVLLSKANIPPAVNQVEVNPLWRQTKLREFCKEKGILITAYSPLGAKGTLWGTNWVMECEVLKEIAQNKGKTIAQVCLRWVYEQGVSLLVKSFNKTRMQENLEIFDWKLSAEECERINQIEQRKGFPGIEFISEEGPYKSLEELWDEQI, encoded by the exons ATGGCTATTATTATACCTGAGTGTCCACTAGACTCCAAAGCTGAGAAAACCATTCCACTCCTAGGCTTCGGTACAGCCGAATATCCATTCGGTACCTCCTCAGAATCCATGAAAGAAATCATTCTTCATGCAATCAAGCTTGGATACAGACATTTTGACTCTGCTGCTCTTTACCAGTCCGAGTTGCCACTCGGGGATGCCATCGAAGATGCTCTAAAGCTCGGCATGGTTCAATCACGAAACGAGCTTTTCATCACTTCCAAGCTCTGGTGTAGTGATGCACACCATGATTATGTCCTGCCTGCATTGCAAAAAACACTCAA gAATCTAAAGTTGGAATACCTTGATCTCTATTTGGTTCATTGGCCAGTGAGCGTGAAGCCTGGTGAATATGAATTGCCTGTCAAGAAGAAAGACCTTGTTCCTATTGATATAAATTCAGTATGGGAAGCTATGGAAGAGTGTCAAAGACTTGGCCTTGTCAAATCCATTGGAGTTAGCAACTTCTCTATTAAGAAACTTGAAGTGTTACTTTCCAAAGCAAATATCCCACCGGCTGTAAATCAA GTGGAGGTGAACCCTCTATGGCGGCAAACTAAACTAAGAGAATTTTGCAAGGAAAAGGGTATATTAATCACAGCTTATTCTCCATTAGGAGCAAAAGGAACTCTATGGGGAACAAATTGGGTCATGGAATGTGAGGTACTGAAAGAGATAGCTCAGAACAAAGGAAAAACAATAGCTCAG GTTTGTTTGAGATGGGTGTACGAGCAAGGGGTGAGCTTATTAGTAAAGAGCTTTAACAAGACAAGGATGCAAGAAAACCTTGAGATATTTGATTGGAAGCTAAGTGCTGAAGAGTGCGAGAGGATTAATCAAATAGAACAGCGAAAAGGATTTCCTGGCATAGAATTCATCTCCGAGGAAGGTCCTTACAAGTCTCTGGAGGAGCTTTGGGACGAGCAGATTTGA
- the LOC107407168 gene encoding non-functional NADPH-dependent codeinone reductase 2 yields MAIIIPECPLDSKAEKTIPLLGFGTAEYPFGTSSESMKEIILHAIKLGYRHFDSAALYQSELPLGDAIEDALNLGMVQSRNELFITSKLWCSDAHHEYVLPALQKTLKNLKLEYLDLYLVHWPVSVKPGEYELPVKKKDLVPIDINSVWEAMEECQRLGLVKSIGVSNFSIKKLEVLLSKANIPPAVNQVEVNPLWRQTKLREFCKEKGILITAYSPLGAKGTLWGTNWVMECEVLKEIAQNKGKTIAQVCLRWVYEQGVSLLVKSFNKTRMQENLEIFDWKLSAEECERINQIEQRKGFPGIEFISEEGPYKSLEELWDEQI; encoded by the exons ATGGCTATTATTATACCTGAGTGTCCACTAGACTCCAAAGCTGAGAAAACCATTCCACTCCTAGGCTTCGGTACAGCCGAATATCCATTCGGTACCTCCTCAGAATCCATGAAAGAAATCATTCTTCATGCAATCAAGCTTGGATACAGACATTTTGACTCTGCTGCTCTTTACCAGTCCGAGTTGCCACTCGGGGATGCCATTGAAGATGCTCTAAATCTCGGCATGGTTCAATCACGAAACGAGCTTTTCATCACTTCCAAGCTCTGGTGTAGTGATGCACACCATGAGTATGTCCTGCCTGCATTGCAAAAGACACTCAA gAATCTAAAGTTGGAATACCTTGATCTCTATTTGGTTCATTGGCCAGTGAGCGTGAAGCCTGGTGAATATGAATTGCCTGTCAAGAAGAAAGACCTTGTTCCTATTGATATAAATTCAGTATGGGAAGCTATGGAAGAGTGTCAAAGACTTGGCCTTGTCAAATCCATTGGAGTTAGCAACTTCTCTATTAAGAAACTTGAAGTGTTACTTTCCAAAGCAAATATCCCACCGGCTGTAAATCAA GTGGAGGTGAACCCTCTATGGCGGCAAACTAAACTAAGAGAATTTTGCAAGGAAAAGGGTATATTAATCACAGCTTATTCTCCATTAGGAGCAAAAGGAACTCTATGGGGAACAAATTGGGTCATGGAATGTGAGGTACTGAAAGAGATAGCTCAGAACAAAGGAAAAACAATAGCTCAG GTTTGTTTGAGATGGGTGTACGAGCAAGGGGTGAGCTTATTAGTAAAGAGCTTTAACAAGACAAGGATGCAAGAAAACCTTGAGATATTTGATTGGAAGCTAAGTGCTGAAGAGTGCGAGAGGATTAATCAAATAGAACAGCGAAAAGGATTTCCTGGCATAGAATTCATCTCCGAGGAAGGTCCTTACAAGTCTCTGGAGGAGCTTTGGGACGAGCAGATTTGA
- the LOC125418763 gene encoding non-functional NADPH-dependent codeinone reductase 2 — translation MGSAIPEFPLQGSPEKTIPLVGFGTAESPYGASSYESLKQVIHNAIKAGYRHFDTASLYKSEHHLGHAIQDALKLGLIQSRDELFITSKLWCTDAHHHLVLPALQKTLKELKLEYLDLYLVHFPMGVKPGEPKFPPDKEDFLPIDIESVWEAMEECQNLGLVKSIGVSNFSSKKIDLLLSKAKIPPAVNQVEMNPVWQQSKLIKYCKEKGILLTAFSPLGAIGTTWGTNWVMESEVLKEIAEKKGKTVAQVCLRWIYEQGVGMVVKSFNEERMKENLDIFDWELTPEESQKISQIPQRKGLPCLEFISDQGPYRSLEELWDDNV, via the exons atggGTTCTGCTATTCCTGAGTTTCCATTACAAGGCTCACCTGAAAAAACCATTCCACTTGTAGGCTTTGGTACAGCAGAATCCCCATATGGTGCATCCTCTTATGAATCTCTGAAACAAGTCATTCATAATGCAATCAAAGCTGGATACCGCCATTTCGATACCGCTTCTCTTTACAAGAGCGAGCACCATCTCGGCCACGCCATTCAAGACGCTCTGAAGCTCGGCTTGATCCAATCCCGGGACGAACTCTTTATCACTTCCAAGCTCTGGTGTACTGATGCCCACCACCATCTTGTCCTCCCAGCTCTACAGAAGACACTcaa GGAGTTGAAGTTGGAATACCTTGATCTCTATTTGGTCCATTTTCCGATGGGGGTGAAGCCTGGTGAACCTAAATTTCCTCCGGACAAGGAAGACTTTCTTCCTATTGATATAGAATCGGTATGGGAGGCTATGGAAGAGTGTCAGAACCTTGGCCTTGTCAAATCAATTGGAGTTAGCAACTTCTCAAGCAAGAAGATTGATTTGTTACTTTCCAAAGCAAAGATTCCTCCGGCTGTAAATCAA GTGGAGATGAACCCTGTTTGGCAACAAAGTAAGCTGATAAAATATTGCAAGGAAAAGGGTATACTTCTCACAGCCTTCTCTCCATTGGGAGCAATAGGAACTACATGGGGAACAAACTGGGTCATGGAATCTGAGGTGCTGAAAGAGATTGctgagaagaaaggaaaaactgTAGCTcag gTATGCCTGAGATGGATATATGAGCAAGGAGTGGGTATGGTAGTGAAGAGCTTTAACGAGGAAAGGATGAAAGAAAACCTTGACATATTTGATTGGGAGCTAACCCCAGAAGAGTCTCAGAAGATTAGTCAGATTCCACAACGCAAAGGACTTCCTTGTTTAGAATTTATCTCCGATCAAGGCCCTTACAGGTCTCTGGAGGAGCTTTGGGACGACAACGTTTAA